A genomic stretch from Neomonachus schauinslandi chromosome 16, ASM220157v2, whole genome shotgun sequence includes:
- the MLYCD gene encoding malonyl-CoA decarboxylase, mitochondrial, whose protein sequence is MRGLGPALTARRLFPLRLCPRPPRPVGPRLSSGSAAAEAGALERAMDELLRRAVPATPAYELREKTPAPAEGQCADFVSFYGGLAEAAERAELLSRLARGFGVDHGQVAEQSAGVLQLREQPREAAVLLQAEDRLRYALVPRYRGLFHHISKLDGGVRFLVRLRADLLEAQALKLVEGPHVREMNGVLKGMLSEWFSSGFLSLERVTWHSPCEVLQKISESEAVHPVKNWMDMKRRVGPYRRCYFFSHCAAPEEPLVVLHVALTGEISSNIQAIVKECPPSETEERSKISAAIFYSISLTQPGLQGVELGTVLVKRVLKELQKEFPHLGTFSSLSPIPGFTKWLLGLLNAQAKEHGRNELFTDSECKEISEITGVPINETLKVFLSSSEWVKSEKLVRALQAPLLRLCAWYLYGEKHRGFALNPVANFHLQNGAVIWRINWMADVSLKGITGSCGLMVNYRYYPGDTATNSTNYLCSKNIKASEQVLSLVAQFQKNSKL, encoded by the exons ATGCGAGGCTTGGGGCCAGCCCTGACGGCGCGGCGCCTCTTCCCCTTGCGGCTCTGCCCGCGGCCGCCGCGGCCGGTCGGACCCCGGCTGTCGAGCGGgtcggcggcggcggaggcgggCGCCCTGGAACGGGCCATGGACGAGCTGCTGCGCCGCGCGGTGCCCGCCACGCCGGCCTATGAGCTGCGCGAGAAGACGCCGGCGCCGGCCGAGGGCCAGTGCGCCGACTTCGTGAGCTTCTACGGCGGCCTGGCCGAGGCGGCCGAGCGCGCCGAGCTGCTGAGCCGCCTGGCGCGGGGCTTCGGCGTGGACCACGGCCAGGTGGCCGAGCAGAGCGCCGGCGTGCTCCAGCTGCGCGAGCAGCCGCGGGAGGCGGCCGTGCTGCTGCAGGCGGAGGACCGGCTGCGCTACGCGCTGGTGCCGCGCTATCGCGGCCTCTTCCACCACATCAGCAAGCTGGACGGCGGCGTGCGCTTCCTGGTGCGGCTGCGGGCCGACCTGCTCGAGGCGCAGGCCCTCAAGTTGGTGGAGGGGCCGCACGTCCGG GAGATGAACGGAGTGCTGAAGGGTATGCTCTCCGAGTGGTTCTCTTCCGGCTTCCTGAGCCTAGAGCGGGTCACCTGGCACTCGCCCTGTGAGGTGCTGCAGAAAATCAGCGA GTCTGAGGCCGTGCATCCTGTGAAAAATTGGATGGACATGAAGCGACGCGTCGGGCCTTATAGGAGATGTTACTTCTTTTCTCACTGTGCAGCCCCCGAGGAGCCCCTGGTCGTGTTGCATGTGGCACTGACCGGCGAGATTTCCAGCAACATCCAG GCCATAGTGAAGGAGTGCCCCCCTTCGGAGACGGAGGAGAGGAGCAAGATCTCCGCAGCCATCTTCTACTCCATCAGCCTGACGCAGCCAGGACTGCAGGGGGTGGAGCTGGGCACCGTCCTGGTCAAGCGAGTGCTCAAGGAGCTGCAG AAAGAGTTTCCTCATCTTGGGACATTTTCAAGTCTGTCTCCTATACCTGGATTCACCAAGTGGCTTCTGGGACTCTTGAACGCACAAGCAAAGGAACACGGGAGGAATGAACTCTTTACAGATTCGGAATGTAAAGAAATCTCTGAGATCACAGGCGTTCCCATCAATGAGACCCTCAAGGTCTTTCTCAGCAGCAGTGAGTGGGTGAAGTCTGAAAAGCTGGTCAGGGCGCTCCAGGCCCCCTTGCTGCGGCTCTGTGCCTGGTACCTGTACGGAGAGAAGCATCGGGGCTTCGCCCTGAACCCTGTGGCAAACTTCCACCTGCAGAATGGGGCCGTGATATGGCGCATCAACTGGATGGCCGACGTGAGCCTCAAGGGCATCACCGGCTCCTGCGGCCTGATGGTCAACTACCGGTACTACCCGGGGGACACAGCCACCAACAGCACCAACTACCTCTGCTCCAAGAACATCAAAGCTTCCGAGCAGGTCCTCAGCCTCGTGGcccagtttcagaagaacagcaAACTTTAA